Sequence from the Erythrolamprus reginae isolate rEryReg1 chromosome Z, rEryReg1.hap1, whole genome shotgun sequence genome:
CTAAATTCTTAGACAGTTCCATTTAAATCATGGTGTTTTGTTAATGTAAGATTTATTTCAGATTTGGAAAACTCAGAACTCATGGAAGGACCAAGCAGGGTCCATGCAGTATCTAGAAATTATGGATGCTTCaacaagaagagattgggcaaccatttgtctcaaatgcTATaaggttttctgcttgagcaggtcccttccaacttggtgGATTCTTCTGATAGTTTTTATTgacaaaaaaaaagacaattggtTAGTAATGGACCCCTGAATGTCATTATGGGATCCTTTCTACAGACACAATATTTTTTGCTCCGCAGTTGTCACTAAAACTGTCTACAACATTTGGCCCTCTTGGGAAAGCTTTAATTAAATGCTCCAGCCCAATGGTGGGAATTCATTAGTGTGCAGATTTCAAAtctggaaaaaaaccccaccccaattTTGTCTTCATTATAATCCAGTATTCATCACCTCCAGTATTTCTTTCAGGTTGTCTAAGTCTATACAAGGGAAATGATTACATTGGTCCCCACCAAGACTCTAAGCTTCCTAATGGATGGCGAAACTCATTTATACTCCCCAATTCATTAACCTACCTGTGATGCCTTGACTGAATAGATTGTCTTCAGAAAATGTGAGTACTTGACCATGATTGCTCATGAGCATGGAGATAGCTGAAAAGATGGATACAAGGCTTAGAggcaaataaaaataacaaattaacagagttggatgggaatTTAAAGGTCTTTTAATccagcctcctgctcaagcaagaaaccctataccatcTCAGAGAGATGATTTGTCGAATCTCTTCTTAAATACCTTCTGTagtggagaattcacaacttgtAAAAGCAAACTGTTCTGTTGATAAATTGtttcttaggaaatttctccttagttctagtttgcTGCTCTCCTTCCTTGATGTCCATCCATTGTCCTCTTCTTTGAGGCAGCCCTTTGGATATGGGAAGAAGGCtatcctgtctgtctatctatctgactgtctctatataatatttatatctgTGTGTCAGATGTGTGCTGCAGCTgtcaaaaaaagccaacatagttccaGGCTGcttcaacagagggatagaatcacgatcacgtgaagtgttaataccactttataatgtcttgttaaagccacacttggaatactgcatccagttttgatcatcatgatataaaaaagatgttgagactctagaaagagaagtgcagagaagagcaaaaaagacgATTaaaggggctggaggctaaaacatacaaagaatggttgctggaactgggtatgcctAGTTGAAttaagagaaggactaggggagacatgatagcaatgttttaACATGCCAGggggctgccacaaggaagagggagtcaaactattctccaaatcacctgagggtagaataaaaagcaatgggtggaaactaaacaaggagaaaagcaacttagaactaaggagaaattagtttgtgtgtgtgcacaaaAAGACTTTAGGTGTAGATTTGAAGCAGTGGAGGGTCcgcctgtaatttatttatttattttatttatttaattaatttgtcaaTTAGTTTGGACAGGTttattttgagtttgtatctatggtTTGCCCGTGTGTTATTggggttgaagctaaagtagtcattaacaggtaggacattgtactAAGCTTAAGTCAGACAGTAGGGTAGATTGTCCAGGTCCAAAAATTCAAGCCTTGTGCattaagtattgtattggcagttctgtgttagcaaaaacttcagaagagaaggatttaggggtagtgatttctgacagtctcaaaatgggtgaacagtgtggtcgggcggtaggaaaagcaagtaagatgcttggctgcatagctagaggtataacaagcaggaagagggagattgtgatcccactgtatagagcgctggtgagaccacatttggaatactgtgtaaaGTTCTGGAGACcgcatctacaaaaagatattgacaaaattgaatgggtccaaagacgggctacaagaatagtggaaggtcttaagcataaaacttatcaggaaagacttaatgaactcaatctgtatagtctgaaggacagaaggaaaaggggggacatgttaaagggttaaataaggttcaggagggaagtgtttttaataggaaagtgaacacaagaacaagggggcacaatctgaggttagttgtgggaaagatcagaagcaacatgagaaaatattattttactgaaagagtagtagatcctcggaacaaacttccagcagacgtggtagataaatccacagtaactgaatttaaacatgcctgggacaaacaaatacccatcctaagataaaatacaggaaatagtataagggcagactagatggaccatgaggtctttttctgccgacaattttctatgtttctatgtttctaacgaagatgattagaggactgaagactaaaacatatgaagaacagttattgGAATTGGGGATGTCTAGTTTGGTGAAAAGAAAGAGTAGGGGAGATATGACAgcggagttgccacaaagaagagggagtcaacctgttctcTAAAGCACCCGagcatagaacaagaagcaatgggtggaaactaatgaaggacaGAAGCACATTAGATATATATTGTGagcagtggaggactcttcttgtgaaataccactgtacttgcttaaTTGTATTAATGacagattctttttttaatatatatataagaattttatttacaaatatacaataaatacataagaaACAAATAATTACGATTGACAATTAAAACATGGCAAATTACCTAGGCAGTAATCGTATGCTTTGACAGTAAACCAAGACATAAAGACAAAACAATTCGACAGATTCGATTGGTGACAAATGGCTCCACACAAAGGAAGAAACCAACCATATTCTAGTTAACGTTTTCCGAACTTGAGTGAAGACTGTAACATCATATTATTTCCTTATGATATATCCTGTCTGCTACTGAAGTAAGGAAGTGATTTCAGGGTATATATTCATTTTGAGGAATGGTTTATTGATATGTATTTCTATGTTTGTAGATTTggagcagaggtggtattcagccaatTCCGACCAGTTTGGTTgaattggtagtggaaattttgaatagtttggagaaccggcaaatagcGGTTGGCTCCGCCCTCCCACCCCTGCCGTTCACTGTcctatattccctttatttttacctCAGCTGATTCACTCACCTCACCAGTGCTGACAACAACGGCGGTCTTTGAGTGTTGCGCGCGCACACAAGGCACACtcatagaaccagtaggaaaataTTTGCAATTCCACCACTAATTCGGAGACATTCTGaagtaaattttttttttaaaaaaaaatactttattgatttatacaaaaaggaataaaacagggggaaagggaGATGTgagtacaaaaaagagaagtgggaggggagtggggtaaacagtattgttatatcacagcttatatatattattgtatatacatttcaaatatttgtccatatgtaaatatttcgcaTTCAGAATTCTTATTtaaataatcttatagctgtaatatttgataatccaacagtaatgtggaAAGAGAAgggatagaaagggagaaaagggaggaaaaaaagagagaagaaagaagagagagatagagggaggaaaagtagtacctgcaagcaagcaggcgtttgggtaaatattttatgtatgtttttatattggggttccttgcttttagatttttaaatgtgcaactgttattttagattctaattattagatttgtcattatatattgtttttatcactgttgtgtgagccgccccgagtctgcggagaggtgcggcatacaaatctaataaataaataaataaataaataaataataataataataataataataataataataataataataaataatatttctctcTACTTAGGTTGAAGGTGCGGACTTCAATCTATCCCACGGTAGGGTCAGAGTTCAACCAGACAGTGACGCATTTTGTGTTCTTGGGACTGACTAATATCCGGAGTCTGGAGCTGGCTTTATTTGTCATTTTTTTCATCACCTACCTGCTTATTTTAATAGGGAATGTCCTCATCATAGTGACGGTGGCTTGGGACCGCTGCCTCCACACCCCCATGTACTTCTTTTTGGGGAACCTCTCCTTCATAGACATCTGCCATTCCTCTGTCACGACACCCAAGATGCTGCTTGACACCTTCCTCTCCCAGAAGGTCATCTCCTTCGGGGGATGTGTAGCCCAACTCTTCTTCCTCCACATCTGTGCCTGTGCCGAGATCTTCCTCCTGACCATCATGGCTTATGACCGTTGCGTTGCCATCTGCTACCCACTGCACTATGCGAAATATGTCAACCTGAAGATTTGCGCATCCTTGGTGGGTGGTTTGTGGGTGGGAGCCACTGTCCACTCCCTGGTCCAGACGGTTCTCACCATTCGCCTCCCTTACTGTGGCCCAAATGTCATAGACAGCTTTTTCTGTGATGTCCCACCTGTTATTGGGTTGGCTTGTACAGATACGTATTTTACCGGCGTTCTCATTGTATCAAACAGTGGCATGATCTCCTTGGTCTGCTTCTTGGCCTTGGTCACTTCCTATGTTATCATCCTGTTCTCACTGAGAAGACGGACAGCGGAAGGCCGTCGCAAAGCTTTCTCTACATGTAGCGCTCATTTACTGGTGGTGGTTTTGTTCCTGGGGCCATGCATTGTCCTTTACAGCCGGCCGGCTTCCAACTTCTCCTCAGACAAACTGGTCGCTGTCTTCTACACCATGGTTACTCCTCTCCTCAATCCTGTGATCTACACCCTGAGGAATGAAGAGGTGAAGAAGTGTATACGGAAAATCTGGCTCcggaagaagattttttttacaaGGGGATGAGTTGGCTAGCTTGACAAGAAATAGGAGAaaacaaaggtgtgtgtgtgtgtgtgtttggtttttttgttgaGTTTTTGTCGATTTTTTGTCCCTCCTTCCCTCATTATTAgcaaaacaataattttaaatattcagcaaaaaatatattcagcaaaaatatgtgataggtatatatatacacacacacatatatgtatcacatattttttgctgaatatttaaaattaagggagactaggacagcgctatttcagccttgttctggcctcatcagctagccatacccttactgggatttgatcctggggcctctgccttgtaaggcagagaattaacctctaagccaccaGATCAGAtgccttcagctttgtaccagggaggggctatatgttttttttctgttggatcaccctggtatattgaaggaaggtcacagctcctttttgcctctaggcctatttcaaggcagttaatttattcatagccaacaaactatgttctgtatgtatcacatatttattgctgaatatttaaaattaagggagactaggacagcACTATTTTGACCTTGtactggcctcatcagctagctatacccttactgggatttgatcctggggcttctgccttgtaaggcagataattaacctctaggccaccagatctgatcccttcagctttgtactagGGAGcggctatatatattttttctgttggatcaccctggtatattgatcctcattttacccacctcagaagattggaaggtgagtcaaccttgagccggtgatgagatttgaactgctgaccttcagatctataagtcagcttcggtggcctgcagtacagcactctacctgctgcgccaccccggctcaatcctCACCTCATCACATTTATCTATTTGAGGAATGTGCTGCCCAGTATAAAATCCCCAAATTGCTTgctagagaatttaaaaaaaagtctaagACCAAATGTAGACATGTGTGTGCATATTTTGAATATATTATAATCATATAATAGTTGCATTAATCCCGGCATAAATGtgaaaaaggaaatatataaCGCGTTACtagatagaagactgacggcagaaaaagacctcctggtccatctagtctgcccttatactattttctgtattttatcttaggatggatatatgtttatcccaggcatgtttaaattcagttcctgtggatttatcaaccacgtctgctggaagtttgttccaaggatctactactctttcagtaaaataatattttctcatgttgcttttgatctttccctcaactaacttcagattgtgtccccttgttcttgtgttcactttcctattaaaaacacttccctcctggaccttaattaaccctttaacatatttaaatgtttcgatcatgtctacTTCAGgataattttaataaagaaagctTGGTAATGAAAAGATAATAGATTTCCTTATTTCTCACTAATGCTCCAAAGGCTGATTGCCAATTGTTGATGTTCacagtaaccccccccccccacaattatAATTTAGGACTGACATTTTTTTCATTGTATcggttccctctctccttcctttccttttcccctctcttgctcccctccctccctcctttcccactctctctgtctctccctctacTCTGGGCTCCCTacctatcttctttccttccctcccttcctctgcttcccttcgcctccctccctccttcctgacctcccttctctcctttccttttttcctccctccctccatctccctctctttctttcatccttccttccttctttcctttcctccctcctctccctttcctccctccctccttccacctctcccttcctttccttccttccttccttcctcgctccttccttctttccctccttccctctctccatccattccctgcctccctcctccctccctccccctctctccctctcttccttccctccctctttcctttccctccctccttccattctttccttttcccctccctccctccctcccccttccttctttctttctttctctcttcccctccatcttcctcctttccttcccccttcttccttccttctttccttcctccctttcattttctcccttcttcccttcctttcctccctccctccttccacctctcccttcctttccttccttccttcctcactccttccttctttccctccctccctctctccatcccttccctgcctccctcctccctccctctcttcctccccctctttccctctcttcctcccctccctctttcctttccctccctccttccattctttccttttcccctccctccctccccctcccttctttctttctctcttcccctccatctcccttcttttcttcccccttcttccttccttctttccttcctccctttccttttctccctccttccctccctcgcccccagtttctccatttctctctttgggAAAATATAATGATCTGCTCTTtttaatattcctcaaaatattttgTTCTTCTAGGAGGGGTGGCAGCTTCCCACATTGTGATAATTGGTTTAGTTATTAAATAActgtaataagtaaataaatgatgcCAAACAATTAGCGCTGCCACTGTAGTCCTTGGTTTGTGACCATTCACTTAGTAACtattaacagcagctagaatttcAATTGCACAATTTTGGCAACATAGAGAGTTACCAGATGATTTTgtattaataaagaaaattttggaGTGAGCTGAAGCAGATATGCTGatgcattaaataaataataaggaagactcagaatattacaaAATTTGGAACAACTTTTATGAGTGGTTAGAAATGAGAAAACAAAACTGAGACACAAACATGagttaaatataaaacaaaaaggaTGAAATTACTTAAGTTATAAAAGTTTAAagttaaaatatgaataattGGATGCATATGAAATGTGTTATTGTATTCTTGATTGATCAAAGGCAGTTGAAAGCGTATCAAATATGTAAATGAACTAAATAaccaaaattaatttttttccaaaatgtcaTTGTTTGTAAAAGCCGTTAAAAAGACTAATTATCCATTGTATTTAATGGATATGTATAaactgattgatttattgattgattcttttttctttctttctttctttcttttttccttttttccttgtttttgtgtatatgtatatgttataATGTTTGTTTCAAACgtctatatgttttgtttttaatacaaatatttcaataaaaagtatttaaaaaaaaagaaaaatgatcataagaaaCTTTTTGCAGCACTTGGTCACttaatgaacggttgtaagttgaggactacctgtagtttgcagggaggaggagagaacaGTACTAATAGTCTTATGGCCGTAATGGAGTCTTCTACTAGATTCGTAAGTTGGGTCAATTGTAAAATTGGTCACCCACATGACCAATCtcattttgcaacttttgggCTGGTGGTAGTTAAGGGACTCACTAATGTCACTAAGAAATGCAgcagggggcaataggctggccctgttaaaaagtgctattactaacatgttgtaagctgccctgagtctatggagaagggcggcataaaaaaaatcaatcaatcaatcaatcaatcatttaattaagcaagcaagcaagcaagcaagcaagcaagcaagcaagcaagcaagcaagcaagcaagcaagcaagcaagcaagcaagcaagcaagcaagcaagcaagcaagcaagcaagcaagcaagcaagcaagcaaacaaacaaacaaacaaacaaacaaacaaccatatTGGAGGTAAGATCAGATCAGAAATGTGCTTCCTTGCCTGGGGTAGACACCTCACTATTTCTATTGATTATCAAATTATTGGAAAGACATAATGCCGAGTCTTGAAATATTTTAGTCTTCTTAATGAATTCCCTTGGCTCCCGCATGGACTTGCCGGCCACGGAGTTTATGCAAGGCACTTAACATGTCCTCATTACGCAATGTGTAGATCACTGGGTTGAGTAGGGGTGTCACAGCTGTGAAGAAGATGGAGACAACCTTATCTGCTGCCAAACTCTTGGCCGGCCTGAGGTAGATGAAGATACAGTGGCCCAAGAAGAAGGTCACGACGGTTAGGTGAGCAGCACAGGTAGACAGAGCCTTGCGCCTTCCTTCAGAGAAGCGGTTTCTCAAGGAGACGAGGATGACCACATAGGAGATGATCAAAACGATGAAGCAAACCACGGAAATCAGTCCTGAATTGGAGACGATGAGGACCTCAAAAACGTAGGTGTCGGCGCACGCGAGTTTGATGACTAGAGGGACGTCACAAAAGAAGTTGTCAATGGAGTTGGGGCCACAGTAGGGCACGCTGAGAGTCAAGGCTGTCAAAGCAATGGAGTGGATGAGGCCTCCTAGCCACATGCCCACCGCCAAGCTGAGGCAGACCCGGTGGCTCATGATGCTTGTGTAATGCAGCGGGTGACATATGGCAGCATAGCGATCGTAGGCCATGATGGTGAGAAGGAAGATCTCCGTGCAGGCAAACAGGTGGAGGAAGAACATCTGCGCAATGCATTCTCCGAAGGAGATGCTTTTGGACTCCGTCAGGAAGTCTGCTAGCATTTTGGGCATGACTACCGAGGAGTGGCAGACGTCGATAAAGGAGAGATTGCTGAGGAAGAAGTACATGGGGCTGTGCAGCTGGCTGTCGAAGATGATGGTGATGACAATGAGAATATTGCCTACCAGGATCAAAGTGTAAATGGCAATGAAAAGGACGAAAAGCACCAGTTCGGTGTTATGGTTGGTGGTGAGTCCAGATAAGATGAATGTGGTCACTTCCGTAGTGTTCGCTGCTGGCATGGTTTTCTGTggagaaagtaggaaggaaagaataataataatattataatagaatatcgccaaaaaagcttctagggtggttaacctgatcctacgcagcttctgctcaggcaatctcacactactcacaagagcctacaaaacttttgccagacccatcctagactactgctcatctgtctggaacccataccacatctcagacatcaacacccttgaaaatgtccaaagatatttcaccagaagagcccttcactcctccactcgaaacagaatatcctacaaaaatagactaacaatcctgggcctagaaagcctagaactacggcgcctaaaacacgatttgagtattgcccacaagatcatatgctgcaatgttctaccagtcaatgactacttcagcttcaaccgcaacaacacaagagcacgcaacagattcaaacttaatatgaaccgctccaaacttgactgtaaaaaatatgatttcaacaatcgagttatcgaagcgtggaactcattaccggactcaattgtgtcaacccctaacccccaacatttctcccttagactctccacgattgacctctccaggttcctaagaggccagtaaggggcgtacataagtgcactggtgtgcctttcatcccctgtccaattgtctctcctttctctcacttatcatatatattttctttctttcatatatcctctcctctaagttcactttaccgttatatatattactacatgtctatttttcttcctatgtatttgtttattggacaaatgaatgaataaataaaataaaataataaataacagattcaaactaatgACTAAAAACTAATTCAAACAGTCCAAATTAATGTTCACTATGTAAAGAAAAAACTTTgaacttttggggaaaaaatgtgggAAAATCCAGTGGAATACAACAAAGCTGCCTTCTGGGTCAAAGATATTCAACAAACAacccaaaacaaaatggaaaattgTATAATAAACTGCAAACTGACAGGGTTGCAAACTGGCATGGTTGCAAAACAAGCAAAGAAGGTTAAGAACCGGAATGTACCTGGCCTGTACAAATTTCATTTGTACTGGTTAAAACACCTGACCAGCCTCCAACATTGTATGGCACTGAATTTGATAAAATGCTTCAAAATGCAACAAGTGAAGAATGGTTAACAGCTGGCCAAATATACTTGATAATGAAAGATCCAGACAAGAGCATAGAACCAGGCAACTATTGCCCAAATACTTGTCTGCCATAACTTTCAAACTTTTTACATGAATCCTGGCAAATTCATGATTCAATCATCTGGTGGAAAACCGCTTGTATCcagtaggagaaaaaggaaattataaaaaatcaaGAGGAACAGAAGATTAGCTGCTCATTGA
This genomic interval carries:
- the LOC139154256 gene encoding olfactory receptor 4E2-like, whose protein sequence is MIRGLKTKTYEEQLLELGMSSLVKRKRSEFNQTVTHFVFLGLTNIRSLELALFVIFFITYLLILIGNVLIIVTVAWDRCLHTPMYFFLGNLSFIDICHSSVTTPKMLLDTFLSQKVISFGGCVAQLFFLHICACAEIFLLTIMAYDRCVAICYPLHYAKYVNLKICASLVGGLWVGATVHSLVQTVLTIRLPYCGPNVIDSFFCDVPPVIGLACTDTYFTGVLIVSNSGMISLVCFLALVTSYVIILFSLRRRTAEGRRKAFSTCSAHLLVVVLFLGPCIVLYSRPASNFSSDKLVAVFYTMVTPLLNPVIYTLRNEEVKKCIRKIWLRNGLGTWKRT
- the LOC139153139 gene encoding olfactory receptor 4E1-like, giving the protein MPAANTTEVTTFILSGLTTNHNTELVLFVLFIAIYTLILVGNILIVITIIFDSQLHSPMYFFLSNLSFIDVCHSSVVMPKMLADFLTESKSISFGECIAQMFFLHLFACTEIFLLTIMAYDRYAAICHPLHYTSIMSHRVCLSLAVGMWLGGLIHSIALTALTLSVPYCGPNSIDNFFCDVPLVIKLACADTYVFEVLIVSNSGLISVVCFIVLIISYVVILVSLRNRFSEGRRKALSTCAAHLTVVTFFLGHCIFIYLRPAKSLAADKVVSIFFTAVTPLLNPVIYTLRNEDMLSALHKLRGRQVHAGAKGIH